The following are encoded in a window of Paraburkholderia hospita genomic DNA:
- a CDS encoding PRC-barrel domain-containing protein, whose translation MTLQNQTRGGADIVGTSRGRSRGPGPEVMAADTLDGDKVLSADGDDIGKIKDIMLDVRSGRIAYAVLSSGGFLGIGDKLLAIPWSALTLDADRECFLLDMPTESVKNAPGFDKDHWPSMADSTWATSIHQYYGREPYWGREDEFGVGDVAPGSSNAPEAGGVKL comes from the coding sequence ATGACGTTGCAGAACCAGACACGCGGTGGAGCAGATATAGTCGGCACGAGCCGCGGCAGGAGCCGCGGACCGGGCCCGGAAGTGATGGCGGCCGATACGCTGGACGGCGACAAGGTATTGAGCGCCGACGGCGACGACATCGGCAAGATCAAGGACATCATGCTCGACGTGCGCTCGGGCCGCATCGCGTATGCGGTGCTGTCGAGCGGCGGTTTTCTCGGCATCGGCGACAAGCTGCTCGCTATTCCATGGAGCGCGCTCACGCTCGACGCGGACCGCGAGTGTTTCCTGCTCGACATGCCGACGGAAAGCGTGAAGAACGCGCCTGGCTTCGACAAGGATCATTGGCCGTCGATGGCCGATTCCACATGGGCCACGTCGATCCATCAATACTACGGACGCGAGCCATACTGGGGCCGAGAGGATGAGTTCGGCGTCGGCGACGTCGCGCCCGGATCGTCGAATGCGCCCGAAGCAGGCGGCGTGAAGCTGTAG
- a CDS encoding HAD family hydrolase produces MRISTSFLFDLDGTLVDSVYQHVLAWKEALDEEGIELSVWRIHRKIGMSGGLFTHQLLRETGGDMSAERVERLRRAHARAYKQLHAQVRPLPGAQALLAALTESGTPWAIATSGRMETAAVNLEALGVDPSKTVVVTRDDVKYAKPDPDLFVAAAHRLKVQIEHAVVVGDSIWDMLAARRCRALGVGLLSGGYGQEELERAGALRVYEDPADLLEHLDEIAARP; encoded by the coding sequence ATGCGTATTTCGACATCTTTTCTGTTCGACCTCGACGGCACGCTCGTCGATAGCGTGTATCAGCATGTGCTCGCATGGAAGGAAGCGCTCGACGAAGAAGGCATCGAGCTGTCGGTATGGCGCATCCATCGCAAGATCGGCATGAGCGGCGGGTTGTTCACGCATCAGTTGCTGCGCGAGACGGGCGGCGACATGAGCGCCGAACGCGTCGAGCGCTTGCGGCGCGCGCATGCTCGCGCTTACAAGCAACTGCATGCACAAGTGCGTCCGCTGCCCGGCGCGCAGGCGCTGCTGGCCGCGCTGACGGAAAGCGGTACGCCGTGGGCGATCGCAACCAGCGGCCGCATGGAGACGGCGGCCGTCAATCTCGAAGCGCTCGGCGTCGATCCGTCGAAGACGGTCGTCGTGACGCGCGACGACGTCAAGTACGCGAAGCCCGATCCCGACCTGTTCGTCGCCGCAGCGCATCGGCTGAAGGTGCAGATCGAGCACGCCGTCGTGGTCGGCGACAGCATCTGGGACATGCTGGCTGCCCGCCGCTGCCGCGCGCTCGGCGTGGGCCTGCTGTCGGGCGGCTACGGCCAGGAAGAACTCGAGCGCGCGGGCGCGCTGCGCGTCTACGAAGACCCTGCTGATCTGCTCGAACATCTCGACGAGATCGCCGCGCGCCCCTGA
- a CDS encoding cation:proton antiporter — MHEETVWWYLIVGGVLIFMGIAATTFKRLPLSAAMLYLAIGYALGPSGFGLLQLDLARDAHILRPVTEVALLVSLFAIGLRLRLPLFAPMWTLPLRLGFVAMVLTIPLLTLVGVLLLGLDWGPSLLLAAILAPTDPVLAHDVGVQDSDDLDLLRFSLSGEGGLNDGIALPFVLLGLALCTSGPAHGNEASGWRIAFEAIAGIPGGLVIGGLLGWMTTKSVAWLRTRHAQALGLEGFFALGLIGLAYGAALLVHCNGFVAVFAAGVAMRGVEHRASGSRSAREAIGTVDSEDVVATASDPRKAHAFMAESVLGFTIELERIAEVVVMMIVGNVLATSGASLFTWQSAILIAALFIVVRPLAVEASLLGSNAAHAQRRLMSWFGIRGIGSFYYLALALESMQQRHMQDLLPLVPLTLAVITSSVIVHGISATPLMNWYHRIRKPDR; from the coding sequence ATGCACGAAGAGACCGTCTGGTGGTATCTGATCGTCGGCGGCGTGCTGATCTTCATGGGCATCGCCGCCACGACGTTCAAGCGTCTGCCGTTATCCGCCGCGATGCTCTACCTCGCCATCGGCTATGCGCTCGGGCCGTCCGGATTCGGGCTGCTGCAACTCGACCTCGCCCGCGACGCGCACATACTGCGCCCCGTCACGGAAGTCGCATTGCTCGTCTCGCTGTTCGCGATCGGGCTGCGTCTGCGGCTCCCGCTCTTCGCGCCGATGTGGACGTTGCCGCTGCGGCTCGGCTTCGTCGCGATGGTGTTGACGATACCGCTTCTCACGCTCGTCGGCGTACTGCTACTCGGTCTCGACTGGGGTCCGTCGTTACTGCTTGCGGCCATCCTTGCACCGACCGACCCCGTGCTCGCGCATGACGTGGGCGTCCAGGATTCCGACGATCTGGACCTGCTGCGCTTTTCGCTATCGGGCGAAGGCGGACTGAACGACGGCATCGCGTTGCCGTTCGTGCTATTGGGACTCGCCCTATGCACGTCCGGCCCGGCGCACGGAAACGAGGCGAGCGGCTGGCGCATCGCATTCGAAGCGATCGCGGGGATTCCGGGCGGCCTCGTGATAGGCGGCTTGCTCGGCTGGATGACCACCAAGTCCGTCGCATGGTTACGCACGCGCCACGCGCAGGCACTCGGCCTCGAAGGCTTCTTTGCGCTCGGACTGATCGGCCTCGCTTACGGCGCTGCCCTGCTTGTGCACTGCAATGGCTTCGTCGCCGTCTTCGCAGCGGGCGTTGCGATGCGCGGCGTCGAGCATCGCGCGAGCGGCAGCCGCTCGGCGCGCGAAGCGATCGGCACTGTCGACTCGGAAGACGTCGTCGCGACGGCCTCCGATCCGCGAAAGGCCCACGCCTTTATGGCCGAATCGGTGCTCGGTTTCACAATCGAACTGGAACGCATCGCGGAAGTCGTCGTGATGATGATCGTCGGCAACGTGCTCGCGACTTCCGGCGCATCGCTCTTCACGTGGCAAAGCGCGATACTGATCGCGGCACTCTTTATCGTGGTGAGGCCACTCGCCGTCGAAGCATCATTGCTCGGGTCGAATGCCGCGCATGCGCAGCGCCGCTTGATGAGCTGGTTCGGCATTCGCGGCATCGGGTCTTTCTATTACCTTGCGCTCGCACTTGAGTCGATGCAGCAACGTCACATGCAAGACCTGCTTCCCCTCGTGCCGTTGACGCTCGCCGTCATCACTTCTTCCGTCATCGTGCATGGCATAAGCGCAACACCATTGATGAACTGGTATCACCGTATCCGAAAACCGGACCGGTAA
- a CDS encoding DUF3175 domain-containing protein: MGNTMASTSKRSGTSRAKKRTTAHASTRARGGRPPRQRHSQARAAHHARTAASSRSGKNAKYWSHRVMETSDAVDIEKDIFRTGTADEIAQSLKRSSTHSKRRKGTPYQSAMSMLNFYINRAGRNLPKSRKSTLEQAKRKLREAFGRAP, encoded by the coding sequence ATGGGGAATACGATGGCCAGCACCAGCAAACGCAGCGGAACATCGCGCGCGAAAAAGCGTACGACGGCCCACGCGTCGACACGCGCCCGAGGCGGCCGTCCGCCGCGCCAGCGTCATTCGCAGGCGAGAGCCGCGCACCACGCGCGAACGGCGGCATCGAGCCGCTCGGGGAAGAACGCGAAGTACTGGTCGCATCGCGTGATGGAGACCAGCGACGCGGTGGACATCGAGAAGGATATCTTCAGAACAGGAACCGCGGACGAAATCGCGCAATCGCTAAAACGCTCGTCGACGCACAGCAAGCGGCGCAAAGGCACGCCATATCAGTCGGCCATGTCGATGCTCAATTTCTATATCAACCGCGCAGGCCGCAATCTGCCGAAATCGCGCAAGAGCACGCTGGAGCAGGCCAAACGCAAGCTGCGCGAAGCGTTCGGCCGCGCGCCATGA
- a CDS encoding DNA topoisomerase IB: MKTMTRNAIDAIAKGLSTAMPAGLRHADDTRPGYTRRKLRSVFVYFDLDGRRIDDETQITRINALAIPPAYTDVWICPDPRGHIQATGRDARGRKQYRYHPQWRETRDADKFGRMAAFGRALPKIRARVARDLAREGMPREKVIAAVVHLLDTTLIRIGSVEYARDNQSYGLTTLRKKHVKIRAGEVRFRFAGKSGIEHDVTVDNARVKRIVRRCAELPGHDLFQYIDEDGARHTIGSADINEYLRDISSADFSAKDYRTWAGSVYAMAALRQLVCESAADTRRHVVATVKEVATLLRNTPAVCKRCYIHPEVIAAFEAGELQSLLPQRAKRHMKVDEAAFAALLVQVERRVRLAGRSARKGGKPSASVDVESARLATLLTKSSALRKQASTRKRAAHPA; the protein is encoded by the coding sequence ATGAAAACGATGACACGCAACGCGATCGATGCGATCGCCAAAGGACTGTCCACCGCGATGCCTGCGGGGCTGCGGCATGCCGACGACACACGGCCGGGCTATACGCGCAGAAAGCTCAGAAGCGTATTCGTTTATTTCGATCTCGACGGCAGACGCATTGACGATGAAACGCAGATCACGCGCATCAACGCACTGGCGATACCGCCCGCCTACACCGATGTCTGGATCTGCCCCGACCCGCGCGGCCACATTCAGGCGACGGGCCGCGATGCGCGGGGCCGCAAGCAGTACCGTTACCACCCGCAATGGCGCGAAACGCGCGACGCCGACAAGTTCGGCCGTATGGCCGCGTTCGGGCGTGCACTGCCAAAGATACGCGCGCGAGTCGCACGCGATCTCGCGCGCGAAGGCATGCCGCGCGAGAAGGTGATCGCGGCCGTCGTGCATCTGCTCGATACGACGCTGATCCGGATCGGCAGCGTCGAATATGCGCGCGACAACCAGTCCTATGGCCTCACCACGCTGCGCAAGAAGCACGTGAAGATTCGCGCGGGCGAAGTGCGTTTCCGGTTCGCGGGAAAGAGCGGCATCGAGCACGACGTGACCGTCGACAATGCGCGCGTCAAGCGCATCGTGCGCAGGTGCGCGGAGTTGCCGGGCCACGATCTGTTCCAGTACATCGACGAGGACGGCGCGCGCCATACGATCGGCTCCGCCGATATCAACGAGTATTTACGCGACATCAGCAGCGCGGACTTCTCGGCGAAGGACTATCGCACGTGGGCGGGCAGCGTGTATGCGATGGCGGCATTGCGTCAGCTGGTGTGCGAGAGCGCTGCGGATACGCGCCGTCATGTCGTTGCGACCGTGAAAGAAGTGGCCACGTTATTGCGCAACACGCCTGCTGTATGCAAGCGCTGTTATATCCACCCTGAAGTGATTGCGGCCTTTGAAGCCGGCGAATTGCAAAGCCTGCTGCCGCAGCGCGCGAAGCGCCACATGAAGGTCGACGAAGCGGCATTCGCCGCGCTGCTCGTTCAAGTGGAAAGGCGCGTGCGGCTCGCAGGCCGCAGCGCGCGCAAGGGCGGCAAGCCGTCTGCGTCGGTGGACGTGGAGAGCGCGCGGCTCGCGACGCTGCTCACAAAGTCGAGCGCGCTGCGCAAGCAGGCGAGCACGCGAAAGCGCGCTGCCCATCCCGCCTGA